Proteins from one Cellulosilyticum lentocellum DSM 5427 genomic window:
- a CDS encoding V-type ATP synthase subunit A codes for MSSGFGIVELINGPVVKGTGMADFKVNEMVTVGERQLIGEVVSLQEDIATVQVYEETEGLSAGEHITSTGAPLSLSLGPGMLSNMFDGIQRPLKKIQEISADFIPEGIGLLSLDEEKLWEVKVTAEVGMTLSAGMVYATVQETESILHKIMVPPSIKGTVVTVNPSGEYKLNDTIIVLELANGETMNLTLVQKWPVRRPRPISKRVPIYKPLVTGQRVIDTFFPIAKGGTVGLPGGFGTGKTVTQHQLAKWSDADIIVYIGCGERGNEMTNVLEEFPALIDPRTNRPLMERTILIANTSNMPVAAREASIYTGITMAEYFRDMGYDVAIMADSTSRWAEALREISGRLEEMPAEEGYPAYLPSRLAQFYERAGCVETLGGDEASVTIIGAVSPAGGDFSEPVTENTKRFVSAFLALDKKLAYARHYPSINYLTSYSSYVSILENWYSENVAPDMLSLRAKMVRLLQEEEKLNEIVQLVGEDVLPNDQCLVLEIARTIKKGFLQQNALHKDDTYVSLEKQYKMLHVIDDLYENALKCVKMGIPLSTIRKEQVFEDVVKMKYDIPNDHIELLDELRGRIVSDYDALMKKYQ; via the coding sequence ATGAGTAGTGGTTTTGGTATTGTAGAACTCATTAACGGCCCAGTTGTTAAAGGTACAGGTATGGCTGACTTTAAAGTCAATGAAATGGTAACAGTAGGTGAAAGACAACTCATAGGTGAAGTTGTTTCATTACAAGAAGATATTGCAACTGTTCAAGTTTATGAAGAAACAGAAGGACTTAGTGCAGGGGAGCATATTACCTCTACAGGGGCACCACTTTCATTAAGCTTAGGACCTGGGATGCTTAGTAATATGTTTGATGGTATACAAAGACCATTAAAAAAAATACAAGAAATTTCTGCTGACTTTATACCAGAAGGTATTGGTTTACTTTCTTTAGATGAAGAAAAACTTTGGGAAGTTAAAGTAACTGCAGAAGTAGGTATGACTTTAAGTGCTGGTATGGTCTATGCAACTGTACAAGAAACTGAGAGTATATTACACAAAATTATGGTGCCACCTTCTATAAAGGGGACTGTTGTAACGGTTAATCCTAGTGGTGAATATAAGCTAAATGATACTATTATCGTTTTAGAACTAGCTAATGGTGAAACAATGAACTTAACATTAGTACAAAAGTGGCCAGTAAGAAGACCAAGGCCGATTAGTAAGAGAGTACCTATTTACAAACCACTAGTAACAGGGCAGCGTGTTATTGACACCTTTTTTCCTATTGCTAAAGGTGGAACTGTAGGTCTTCCTGGTGGATTTGGTACAGGAAAAACTGTAACGCAGCATCAATTAGCAAAATGGAGCGATGCAGATATTATCGTTTATATTGGTTGTGGAGAACGTGGTAATGAGATGACTAACGTTCTGGAAGAATTCCCAGCTCTTATTGACCCACGTACTAATCGTCCCTTAATGGAAAGAACCATATTAATTGCTAATACTTCTAACATGCCAGTTGCTGCACGTGAAGCAAGTATTTATACAGGAATTACCATGGCAGAATATTTTAGAGATATGGGATATGATGTAGCGATTATGGCCGACTCTACTTCTAGATGGGCAGAAGCGCTTCGTGAAATATCAGGGCGTTTGGAAGAAATGCCAGCAGAAGAAGGTTATCCTGCTTATCTTCCTTCAAGACTTGCCCAGTTCTATGAAAGAGCAGGTTGTGTAGAGACTTTAGGTGGAGATGAAGCTTCAGTTACTATTATCGGTGCTGTTTCACCAGCGGGTGGAGATTTCTCAGAACCGGTAACAGAAAATACAAAACGTTTCGTAAGTGCCTTTCTTGCACTAGATAAAAAATTAGCTTATGCAAGACACTATCCTTCTATTAACTATTTAACAAGTTATAGTAGTTATGTTTCTATATTAGAGAATTGGTATAGTGAAAATGTAGCACCAGATATGCTGAGCTTGCGTGCTAAAATGGTACGTTTATTACAAGAAGAAGAAAAATTGAATGAAATTGTACAATTAGTGGGTGAAGACGTACTTCCTAATGATCAATGTCTTGTACTTGAAATTGCAAGAACGATTAAGAAAGGCTTCTTACAGCAAAATGCCCTACATAAGGATGATACTTACGTAAGTTTAGAAAAACAATATAAGATGCTACATGTTATCGATGACTTATATGAGAATGCGCTTAAATGCGTTAAAATGGGTATTCCTTTATCTACTATACGTAAGGAACAAGTTTTTGAAGATGTTGTTAAGATGAAATATGATATTCCAAATGATCATATTGAGTTATTAGATGAACTTCGAGGCCGTATTGTTAGTGACTATGATGCATTAATGAAGAAGTACCAATAA
- a CDS encoding V-type ATP synthase subunit B, which translates to MRKEYLKLNKVEGPLIVLSNIDDVAYDEMVHIKLDNGEMRKGKVIKVEGKTVVVQVFEGTAGISTGNASVKFTGEPLKLPLSKEILGRSFNGIGEPIDGAYQIISKDKYNVNGRPINPVARRYPRNFIQTGVSAIDALMTLIRGQKLPIFSGNGIAHNELAVQIVKQAKIEGANADNFAVVFGAMGVRHDDASYFTRSFEAAGVLDHVVMYLNLADDPITERISTPRCALTAAEYLAFEQDMHVLVVLTDMTSYSEALREMSSTRGEVPSRKGYPGYLYSDLSTIYERAGMLEGKQGSITLIPILTMPNDDITHPIPDLTGFITEGQIVLNRVLNQKGIYPPIDILPSLSRLMKDGIGEDYTREDHAALSNQIFSSYSKVQDVRSLAQIIGEDDLGDIDKLYLTFGRVFEEKFVAQGAHENRTIMETLDLGWEILSILPKSELDRIEPELLEKYYKGEKER; encoded by the coding sequence ATGAGAAAAGAATACTTAAAATTAAACAAAGTAGAAGGGCCCCTCATTGTCCTTTCCAATATAGACGATGTTGCTTATGATGAAATGGTTCATATTAAATTAGACAATGGGGAAATGAGAAAAGGTAAAGTTATTAAAGTAGAAGGTAAAACCGTTGTGGTTCAAGTTTTTGAAGGTACAGCCGGTATTTCTACAGGTAATGCTTCTGTTAAGTTTACAGGAGAGCCTTTAAAACTTCCTTTATCAAAAGAAATATTAGGACGTTCTTTTAATGGGATAGGTGAGCCTATAGATGGTGCTTATCAAATTATCTCTAAGGACAAATATAATGTTAACGGACGTCCTATTAATCCAGTAGCACGTCGTTATCCAAGAAACTTTATTCAAACAGGTGTTTCTGCTATTGATGCATTAATGACACTTATTCGTGGTCAAAAACTACCTATTTTCTCTGGTAATGGTATTGCTCATAATGAATTAGCTGTTCAAATTGTTAAGCAAGCTAAGATTGAAGGAGCTAATGCAGATAACTTTGCTGTTGTCTTTGGTGCAATGGGTGTACGTCATGATGATGCATCTTATTTTACACGTAGTTTTGAAGCAGCTGGGGTACTTGATCACGTTGTTATGTATCTTAATCTTGCAGATGATCCTATTACAGAAAGAATTTCTACACCACGTTGCGCATTAACTGCAGCAGAATACCTTGCATTTGAACAAGACATGCATGTATTAGTCGTATTAACAGATATGACTAGCTATAGTGAAGCACTTCGTGAAATGTCTTCAACTCGTGGTGAGGTACCATCTCGTAAAGGTTATCCAGGTTATCTTTATAGTGACTTATCTACGATCTATGAAAGAGCAGGAATGCTAGAAGGAAAACAAGGGTCTATTACACTGATTCCTATTTTAACCATGCCAAATGATGATATTACTCATCCTATTCCGGACTTAACAGGCTTCATTACTGAAGGTCAAATTGTATTAAACCGTGTACTTAATCAAAAAGGGATTTATCCACCGATTGATATTTTACCATCACTTTCTCGTTTAATGAAGGATGGTATCGGAGAAGATTATACAAGAGAAGATCATGCTGCTTTATCTAACCAAATTTTCTCATCTTATTCCAAAGTGCAAGATGTACGTTCTTTAGCACAAATTATAGGAGAAGATGATCTAGGTGATATAGATAAGCTTTATCTTACATTTGGTAGAGTTTTTGAAGAAAAATTTGTTGCCCAAGGTGCTCATGAAAATCGTACGATTATGGAAACTTTAGATTTAGGTTGGGAGATTTTATCTATATTACCAAAATCCGAGCTTGACCGTATTGAACCAGAACTTTTAGAGAAGTACTATAAAGGTGAAAAGGAGAGGTAA
- a CDS encoding V-type ATP synthase subunit D produces the protein MAVLVAPTKSNLIKAKAALDLSNKGFELLDKKRNVLIKEMMSLVDRAKAIQGNIYVTLQEAYDQLQNVNITTGIKNVENITRSIPKDEEFDILLKSVMGVDIPTIKYSKMPVKPSYGFHNTNPALDAAAERFRTVRYMMYELAEIDNSVFKLAKEIQKTQKRTNALQHIQIPRYKEQVKYIQEALEEKEREDFFRLKRVKKRSAQ, from the coding sequence ATGGCTGTTCTCGTTGCACCTACTAAATCTAACCTTATTAAAGCTAAAGCAGCACTTGATTTATCTAATAAAGGCTTTGAGTTATTAGATAAAAAGAGAAATGTCTTAATCAAAGAAATGATGAGCCTAGTAGATCGGGCAAAAGCTATTCAAGGAAATATTTATGTTACCTTGCAAGAGGCCTATGATCAACTTCAGAATGTCAATATTACAACAGGTATTAAGAATGTAGAAAATATTACGCGTAGTATTCCTAAGGATGAAGAATTTGATATTCTTTTAAAGAGTGTTATGGGGGTCGATATTCCTACTATTAAGTATTCAAAGATGCCTGTAAAACCTAGTTATGGTTTTCATAACACGAATCCAGCACTAGATGCAGCAGCAGAACGTTTTAGAACTGTACGTTATATGATGTATGAATTAGCAGAAATTGATAACTCAGTTTTTAAGTTAGCTAAAGAGATTCAAAAGACTCAAAAAAGAACCAATGCACTGCAGCATATTCAAATTCCACGTTATAAAGAACAAGTAAAATATATACAAGAAGCACTAGAAGAAAAAGAAAGAGAAGATTTCTTTAGACTTAAACGCGTAAAGAAACGTTCAGCACAATAA